One window of Rhodothermales bacterium genomic DNA carries:
- a CDS encoding FAD-dependent oxidoreductase has translation MSRQRIIVIGGVAAGPAAAAEAKRTAPDADVLLVEQGPRISYGACEMPWLLSGVVGRAEDLVVLTPAEMERTRGVVVRTLTRANAVDLQKRRVDLTDQASGHSTSERFDKLILATGAEVAWPSMEGLEGPGIHSFRTLRDAETVAGVSEGHSDRWVVIGGGYIGIEVAEQLAVAGHRVTLLAPHGPLAHRLDAELGGVLAGALMAAGIGVRGSRAVAVRRQSIGAPLAVVTDDGERIGTDRILVATGTRPRPCLVPELKAGRSGALTVDAHMRTSHTAVWACGDGVEVTHLVTDKPAWVPLSPIAYRTGHVAGRNAARSGRSRPASFPGTVAAYGMKAAGLEVATVGLTAQEARDAGFDVVSTTGAHRSRSSLMPGAERIYVHLIADRASGRLLGGQLLGADGAALRANVLVPLLRSSATVSDLYDQDLLYTPPVAPSLDPLLKTARTLKKLLDA, from the coding sequence ATGAGCAGGCAAAGGATCATCGTGATTGGGGGAGTTGCGGCCGGTCCGGCAGCAGCTGCAGAGGCCAAACGCACGGCCCCCGACGCAGATGTGCTGCTGGTCGAGCAGGGTCCACGCATCTCGTACGGAGCCTGCGAAATGCCCTGGCTGCTCAGCGGCGTGGTAGGGCGAGCAGAAGATTTGGTCGTCTTGACCCCGGCCGAGATGGAGCGGACCCGCGGCGTCGTTGTGCGCACGCTGACTCGCGCGAACGCGGTGGACCTTCAAAAACGACGCGTCGACCTGACGGATCAGGCCAGCGGCCACTCCACGTCGGAACGATTCGACAAGCTGATTCTGGCCACCGGCGCCGAAGTGGCCTGGCCGTCCATGGAGGGCCTGGAAGGACCCGGCATCCACTCGTTTCGCACGCTGAGGGATGCGGAAACGGTCGCGGGTGTTTCCGAGGGCCACTCGGATCGCTGGGTCGTGATCGGAGGAGGGTACATCGGAATCGAAGTGGCCGAGCAGCTGGCCGTCGCAGGGCACCGGGTGACGCTACTGGCCCCTCATGGACCGCTGGCCCACCGGCTGGATGCGGAGCTGGGCGGTGTACTCGCCGGGGCCCTCATGGCGGCGGGTATCGGGGTTCGGGGCTCTCGGGCGGTGGCCGTCCGGCGCCAGTCGATTGGTGCGCCTCTGGCAGTGGTAACGGACGATGGCGAGCGGATCGGCACGGACCGCATTCTCGTGGCGACGGGCACTCGGCCTCGGCCCTGCCTGGTGCCGGAACTCAAGGCGGGTCGATCCGGAGCCCTGACGGTGGATGCCCACATGCGCACGTCCCACACGGCCGTTTGGGCCTGTGGCGACGGCGTGGAAGTCACGCATCTGGTCACTGACAAGCCGGCCTGGGTACCCCTTTCACCGATCGCTTATCGGACCGGTCACGTAGCCGGACGCAATGCGGCACGTTCGGGCCGGTCCAGGCCTGCGAGTTTCCCCGGCACGGTCGCCGCATACGGAATGAAGGCGGCGGGACTCGAGGTGGCCACGGTTGGCTTGACCGCTCAGGAGGCGCGCGATGCGGGCTTCGATGTGGTGAGCACGACGGGTGCCCATCGAAGCCGCAGCTCGCTCATGCCGGGCGCCGAGCGCATTTACGTGCACCTGATCGCGGATCGTGCGTCGGGGCGCCTCCTTGGGGGGCAGCTGCTCGGGGCCGATGGCGCCGCGCTACGGGCAAACGTCCTGGTACCTCTCCTGCGTTCCAGTGCCACGGTTTCGGACCTGTACGATCAGGATCTGCTGTACACGCCGCCGGTTGCGCCGAGTCTGGATCCACTGCTCAAGACCGCGCGAACCCTCAAGAAACTGCTCGACGCATGA